Genomic DNA from Triticum dicoccoides isolate Atlit2015 ecotype Zavitan chromosome 4B, WEW_v2.0, whole genome shotgun sequence:
GGATGATGCACATGAGTATGTTTTTGTTAGTTTTTTGAGGCCATGTACGTCGTGAAGCAGGATGGGCGAACGGAGACGGTGCACTTCGACAAGATCACGGTGCAGCTCAAGAAACTCAGCTATGGGCACTTCGACAAGAGCACTGCGACCCCGTGCTCATCGCGCAGAAGGTCTGCGTTAGGGTATACATGGGTGTCACCACCAGCCAGCTCAACGAGCTCGTCGCCGAGACCGCTGCCACGCTCACCGCCTCCCAGCCTGACTATGCCTCCGTACGTTCCCTCTTTTGATTTGTCTCTCCCCTTCCGGTCCGTTCCGTTCCCCCCTCACGGTGCCCGTGTTCATGTCTCTTGCCTGACGTATGTGCGTGTGTGGTTCTTCTGCAGCTCGCGGCGAGGATTATTGTGTCCAACCTACCGCCAAGTAGAAATAGTCTGTGTGGCGCTCGTAAATAAAGAGCATTCCTGTAGAAAGGTACAGGAAAGAATAGGAAAACTTGTGTCATTTTCTTTGGTCTCTGAAAAATAAATGGTGATATGGGCTGATACATTGCTAAATTACATGATACAAACTCACTTCTCTTTTTTGATTTTTGGTTTACTTAGTTGTGCTACAATGGCTCTCCTAGGAATGTTCTTCCATGTTTTGATGTGCACAATAATCCAGAAAGTGCATGCATCCAGAAACCAAATAGGATTTTTTGTGTGTTATCTTCTCATAAATCTTGTGCTCGTCCAATAAGAATAAGGTTTGGTGGTATTGCTTTTGTTTGTCACCCGGTAGATTTCAGACTTCAAGCTAGCTGCAGTTATTTCAGGTTATATGTGCAAATCCTTGGTGTGACATGGTAACGGACCACGGATACTTTGCAATCTCACATGTCTAATTCTTGATTTATGTGGTACCATGGTCTAAAAATTGGTCCTAAAGATACATGATGTTTTTGTACAAAGTTGAGacagttattttggaatggagggagtattagattATTTTGTTCCTTTTTAATTTGGTTCTAAAGATATAGTTTCAGAGTGATCATTTTGCATCAGCCAAGCTTGCCGTTGTTACAAATAATTGTTCTGTTGTCCTCAATTCACTTTCTCGGTTTTTTAATGCTACAAGCATTATTGTTTCAGTTTTTTTAGTTATTGATCATGCCATTTTTATTTTTGCCTTTGTAGCTGAAAGATTAGTGAGACTGACTAAATTCTAAACATGTTCCATGTGACAGAAATAGCATGTTGATTTCATCTTGAAATAATCATAGCTGAGGGATGAGGTTCGTAATTGAGGGTCATGTGCAGAGCTGGAGGAAGAAGTTGCGAAGCTTGGAACTCTCCTTGTGAAGGGCTCAAGGACAGCAGTGAGGACAATGCCTCTTTAGCTGTAATTGTGATACTCCTAATGTGCGCAAGTAAACATTCCTGTGATACTCCTTGTGCTAAAATGTTGGTTGTTAGTACAGAGGTGGTGACATTATTTGGTTCTCTTGGTAGGCAAATTGGACAAATTTGAACTGTGGACGAAATCAAATTACAGAATGAACtacccgtgaaactatttcacgcggttAACCTTTTTATgtgacgcccgacacgaaggcgccacactacatTATGCAACGCCTCATAGATAGGCGCTACACGTCTGGCCAGCGTTGCACCCCAAACTGTCTAAAAATTGTTAAGTCATTGTGCAGAGCCtacgagctaggcgctgcactgtatagtgtggcgcctagctctcaggcgctgcactagtggttgcactacaaaatgaaacaaccactagtgcaacgcctagaagctaggcgctacattgtatagtgtggcgcctagctctcaggcgctgcacactgATTTAGTAATTTTTGGATCACATACGCTGGCTAGGCGTGCAGCGCCTATCTGCGAGGCGTTGCATAGTGTAGTGTGGTGCGTTTGTGTtgggcgtcacacaaaaaggtcagccgcgtgaaatagtttcacgagcagttcattctgtgatttgatttcgttTGTAGGTCAAATTTGTCAATTTTGCCCTCTTGGTATTGATTTCATGATTTGTGGTTAATACATGATGTAATACAACCCACATTGCATTATATTTTGAGTTATATCTCTTActcactactaacattttttttctaattcgcttcttgcgccattggcgcaaccggGTCATCTAGTATGAGTAGCACGTCCTAGCTAGAGCGCAAGAGCGAGCCACCAGAGGAAACGCGGCCCGCCTGCTATCGCACACTGCCTTGGGCGCTCTAGATCTGAGGGTAAGAGTGTTATTAGACTGAGCAACCTAGGCCATTGCAGGCCCCTGGCCAGGAGCTCCTCGCTAGGGCACCGACTCGTATACTCTACTAGCCGCCATGGCCCCACCTCGTGCCAACCAGCTGAAGGAaatatataccctagaggcaataataaagttattatttatttttttatttcatgataaatgtttattatttatgctacaattgtattaaccggaaacataatacatgtgtgaatatatagacaaacatagtgtcactagtatgcctctacttgactagcttgttgatcaaagatggttgtgtttcttagccatagacatgagttgtcatttgattaacgggatcacatcattagaagaatgatgtgattgacttgacccattccgttagcttagcactcgatcgtttagtactccctccgtttctttttactccgcatataagatttgatcaaagtcaacctacacaaagtttgaccaaatttatatacaaaaatatgaacatctacaatattaaaactatatagtatgaaaatacatttcGTAGTGCATCTGGTAATATTAATTTCATATTgtcaatgtttatattttttaatataaacttagtcaaactttacaaagcttgactttgaccaaaccttatatacggactaaaaaaacggagggagtatgttgctattgctttcttcatgacttatatatgttcctatgactatgagattatgcaactctcgt
This window encodes:
- the LOC119295783 gene encoding uncharacterized protein LOC119295783 isoform X1, with translation MSMSWNMYILSSSLMWLPLQHTSLQGPRVGMIFYKQDGRTETVHFDKITVQLKKLSYGHFDKSTATPCSSRRRSALGYTWVSPPASSTSSSPRPLPRSPPPSLTMPPSRRGLLCPTYRQVEIVCVALVNKEHSCRKVQERIGKLVSFSLVSEK
- the LOC119295783 gene encoding uncharacterized protein LOC119295783 isoform X4, producing MSMSWNMYILSSSLMWLPLQHTSLQGPRVGMIFYKQDGRTETVHFDKITVQLKKLSYGHFDKSTATPCSSRRRSALGYTWVSPPASSTSSSPRPLPRSPPPSLTMPPNSMLISS
- the LOC119295783 gene encoding uncharacterized protein LOC119295783 isoform X3, translating into MSMSWNMYILSSSLMWLPLQHTSLQGPRVGMIFYKQDGRTETVHFDKITVQLKKLSYGHFDKSTATPCSSRRRSALGYTWVSPPASSTSSSPRPLPRSPPPSLTMPPSRRGLLCPTYRQVEIVCVALVNKEHSCRKK
- the LOC119295783 gene encoding uncharacterized protein LOC119295783 isoform X2, whose protein sequence is MSMSWNMYILSSSLMWLPLQHTSLQGPRVGMIFYKDGRTETVHFDKITVQLKKLSYGHFDKSTATPCSSRRRSALGYTWVSPPASSTSSSPRPLPRSPPPSLTMPPSRRGLLCPTYRQVEIVCVALVNKEHSCRKVQERIGKLVSFSLVSEK